In Denitratisoma sp. DHT3, one DNA window encodes the following:
- the folE2 gene encoding GTP cyclohydrolase FolE2, with translation MHSRNTHAIPDVQNFADSRELPINKVGIKSIRHPVKVLDKSEGIQHTVATFNMYVGLPHNFKGTHMSRFVEILNSQEREISVENFESMLRDMVQKLEAETGHVEMTFPYFIRKEAPISGVASLMDYEVTFIGEILAEGRYRQSIKVLVPTTSLCPCSKKISERGAHNQRSHVTITATTNALVWIEELVRMAEDQASCELFGLLKRPDEKYVTERAYDNPKFVEDLVRDVAAALNAEPRIDAYVIEAENFESIHNHSAYALIEHDKQQ, from the coding sequence ATGCACAGCCGCAACACCCACGCCATACCGGACGTCCAGAATTTCGCGGATTCGCGGGAACTCCCCATCAACAAGGTGGGGATCAAATCCATCCGCCACCCCGTCAAGGTGCTCGACAAGAGCGAGGGCATCCAGCACACGGTGGCCACCTTCAACATGTACGTCGGCCTGCCCCATAACTTCAAGGGCACCCACATGTCGCGCTTCGTGGAGATTCTGAACTCCCAGGAACGGGAGATTTCGGTCGAGAACTTCGAGTCGATGCTGCGCGACATGGTGCAGAAACTGGAAGCGGAAACCGGCCACGTCGAAATGACCTTCCCCTACTTCATCCGCAAGGAGGCGCCGATTTCCGGCGTCGCCAGCCTGATGGACTACGAAGTCACCTTCATCGGCGAAATCCTGGCCGAGGGCCGCTATCGGCAATCCATCAAGGTGCTGGTGCCGACCACCAGCCTGTGCCCCTGCTCGAAGAAGATTTCCGAGCGCGGCGCCCACAACCAGCGCTCCCACGTCACCATCACCGCCACCACCAATGCCCTGGTCTGGATCGAGGAACTGGTGCGCATGGCCGAGGATCAGGCCTCCTGCGAATTGTTCGGACTGTTGAAGCGTCCCGACGAAAAGTACGTCACCGAGCGTGCCTATGACAATCCCAAGTTCGTCGAGGACCTGGTACGGGACGTGGCGGCGGCCCTCAATGCGGAACCCCGCATCGACGCCTATGTGATCGAGGCGGAGAACTTCGAGTCGATCCACAACCATTCGGCCTATGCGCTGATCGAGCACGACAAGCAGCAATAA